A window from Pyrococcus yayanosii CH1 encodes these proteins:
- the rplM gene encoding 50S ribosomal protein L13 codes for MRIINAEGLILGRLASKVAKMLLEGEEVVIVNAEKAVITGNREDIFAKYKQRTELRTLTNPRRGPFYPKRSDEIVRRTIRGMLPWKTDRGRKAFKRLKVYVGIPKEFQGKELETIMEAHVSRLATPKYVTVGEVAKFLGGKF; via the coding sequence AGGATTATTAATGCCGAAGGCCTCATCCTCGGTAGGCTCGCCTCTAAAGTTGCGAAGATGCTCTTAGAGGGCGAGGAGGTCGTCATAGTCAACGCCGAGAAGGCAGTCATAACCGGCAATCGCGAGGATATCTTCGCAAAGTACAAGCAGAGGACCGAGCTCAGGACCCTTACCAATCCGAGGAGGGGACCATTCTACCCGAAGAGGAGCGATGAGATAGTCAGGAGGACTATCAGGGGCATGCTCCCCTGGAAGACTGACAGGGGAAGGAAGGCCTTCAAGAGGCTAAAGGTCTACGTTGGCATCCCCAAGGAGTTCCAGGGCAAGGAGCTCGAGACCATAATGGAAGCCCACGTGTCGAGGCTGGCCACCCCCAAATACGTGACCGTTGGCGAGGTCGCTAAGTTCCTTGGTGGAAAGTTCTGA
- a CDS encoding 30S ribosomal protein S9 — MRIIQTSGKRKTAIARAVIREGKGRVRINGKPVELVEPEIARFTILEPLILAGEEVWNSVDIDVRVQGGGFMGQAEAARIAIARALVEWTNDMNLKEKFMKYDRTMLVGDPRRTEPHKPNRSTKGPRAKRQKSYR; from the coding sequence ATGAGGATAATCCAGACGAGCGGCAAGAGGAAGACTGCCATTGCGAGGGCCGTTATTAGGGAAGGCAAGGGAAGGGTTAGAATAAATGGCAAGCCCGTTGAGCTCGTGGAGCCCGAAATAGCGAGGTTCACTATCCTTGAGCCGTTAATCCTGGCTGGAGAGGAGGTATGGAACAGTGTTGACATCGACGTCAGGGTCCAGGGTGGCGGCTTCATGGGCCAGGCTGAGGCCGCCCGCATAGCCATAGCTAGGGCGCTCGTCGAGTGGACCAACGATATGAACCTCAAGGAGAAGTTCATGAAGTACGACAGAACCATGCTCGTCGGTGACCCCAGAAGGACGGAGCCTCACAAACCCAACCGCTCCACCAAAGGTCCGAGAGCTAAGAGACAGAAGTCCTACCGCTGA
- a CDS encoding DNA-directed RNA polymerase subunit N, translated as MIIPVRCFTCGKVIGDKYYEFKARVEAGEDPEKVLDDLGLERYCCRRMLLSHVELIDDIMHYRVY; from the coding sequence TTGATAATCCCCGTTAGGTGTTTCACGTGCGGAAAGGTTATCGGAGACAAATACTATGAGTTTAAGGCAAGGGTCGAGGCCGGGGAGGACCCTGAGAAGGTCCTCGATGATCTCGGCCTCGAGAGGTATTGCTGCAGGAGGATGCTCCTTAGCCATGTCGAGCTCATCGACGACATAATGCACTACCGAGTATATTGA
- a CDS encoding DNA-directed RNA polymerase subunit K, producing MFKYTRFEKARIIGARALQISMGAPILIDVPEGITPLEAAILEFEKGVIPITVIRPS from the coding sequence GTGTTTAAGTACACGAGGTTCGAGAAGGCGAGGATTATAGGGGCGAGGGCTCTGCAAATATCCATGGGAGCACCAATCCTGATAGATGTGCCAGAGGGCATCACTCCTCTTGAGGCCGCGATACTCGAGTTTGAGAAGGGAGTTATCCCCATAACAGTCATAAGGCCGAGCTGA